One window of Nicotiana tomentosiformis chromosome 11, ASM39032v3, whole genome shotgun sequence genomic DNA carries:
- the LOC104098964 gene encoding large ribosomal subunit protein uL1z, with amino-acid sequence MSKLQSDALREAISVIKNDCNEKKRKFTETIELQIGLKNYDPQKDKRFSGSVKLPHIPRPKMKICMLGDAQHVEEAEKIGLEYMDVESLKKLNKNKKLVKKLAKKYHAFLASESVIKQIPRLLGPGLNKAGKFPSLVSHQESLESKVNETKATIKFQLKKVLCMGVAVGNLDMEEKQIFQNVQMSVNFLVSLLKKNWQNVRCLYLKSTMGKTQRVF; translated from the exons ATGAG TAAGCTTCAGAGTGATGCCCTAAGAGAAGCAATCTCTGTAATTAAGAATGATTGCAATGAAAAGAAGAGGAAGTTCACAGAGACAATTGAGCTCCAGATTGGGCTTAAGAACTATGATCCCCAAAAGGACAAGCGTTTCAGTGGATCTGTGAAACTGCCTCACATTCCTCGTCCTAAGATGAAGATTTGCATGCTCGGAGATGCTCAACATGTGGAGGAG GCCGAAAAGATCGGGTTGGAGTACATGGATGTGGAAAGCCTCAAGAAGCTTAATAAGAACAAGAAGCTAGTTAAGAAGCTTGCCAAGAAGTACCATGCTTTCTTGGCCTCGGAATCTGTCATCAAGCAGATTCCTCGTCTCTTGGGTCCCGGTCTGAACAAGGCTG GTAAATTTCCTAGCCTTGTTTCCCACCAGGAGTCACTTGAGTCTAAGGTTAATGAAACCAAGGCTACAATTAAGTTCCAATTGAAGAAGGTGCTTTGCATGGGTGTTGCTGTTGGAAATCTTGATATGGAGGAGAAACAAATATTCCAGAATGTGCAAATGAGTGTGAACTTCCTTGTCTCATTGCTAAAGAAGAATTGGCAAAAT GTGAGGTGCTTGTACTTGAAGAGCACAATGGGGAAGACACAGCGCGTCTTTTAA